The proteins below come from a single Mesobacillus jeotgali genomic window:
- a CDS encoding YpuI family protein — MGNTIVKTQIEEVRGFLADTVEKLENYLNETTLEKLKQGQPSDEEYFKTILSSLRKLAVYCDEGLDACRVILQAEVFSKPAAEKTLYRIYYQCIEEFFSPKNDAWYEDSRAAYTGKNAIKFRQQVPAELNELMVSLESGFQRAREELEYYETDYRTKMLQSR, encoded by the coding sequence TTGGGAAATACAATCGTAAAAACACAAATCGAGGAAGTAAGGGGATTTCTGGCGGATACCGTAGAGAAGCTGGAGAACTACCTGAATGAAACAACCCTTGAAAAACTAAAACAAGGGCAGCCATCAGATGAAGAATACTTTAAAACGATTCTTTCAAGCCTTCGAAAGTTGGCTGTATACTGTGATGAAGGCCTGGATGCGTGCAGGGTGATTCTGCAGGCAGAAGTCTTCTCAAAGCCGGCAGCTGAGAAGACGCTCTACCGAATCTACTATCAGTGCATCGAAGAGTTCTTCTCTCCTAAAAACGATGCATGGTATGAGGACAGCAGAGCCGCTTATACTGGAAAAAATGCAATAAAGTTCAGGCAGCAAGTGCCGGCTGAGCTGAACGAACTGATGGTCAGTCTTGAAAGTGGTTTTCAGAGAGCCCGCGAAGAGCTTGAATATTACGAAACAGATTATCGGACAAAAATGCTTCAATCAAGATAA
- the scpB gene encoding SMC-Scp complex subunit ScpB: MGIVKWKGILESLLFAAGDEGLSLKQITAVLEVDEIQANEIVTELQQDYEKDENRGITIVQLAGVYQLATKKDHADYLKKLVESPGTAHLSQAALETLAIVAYKQPITRAEIEEIRGVKTERPLHTLSSRALIKEVGRAEGTGRAILYGTTKEFLDYFGLKNISELPPLPDHIEDDELQDDADLFFEKFQETMEAD; encoded by the coding sequence GTGGGAATAGTGAAGTGGAAAGGAATATTGGAGAGCCTCCTGTTTGCCGCAGGTGATGAAGGATTGAGCCTGAAGCAAATTACAGCTGTGCTCGAAGTGGATGAAATCCAAGCCAATGAAATTGTTACCGAACTTCAGCAGGATTACGAAAAAGACGAAAACCGCGGAATAACAATCGTCCAGCTGGCTGGAGTATACCAGCTGGCCACGAAAAAAGATCATGCCGATTACTTAAAAAAGCTTGTGGAATCTCCAGGAACCGCGCACTTGTCACAAGCAGCACTTGAAACATTGGCGATTGTAGCTTATAAGCAGCCAATTACAAGGGCTGAAATTGAGGAAATCCGCGGGGTAAAAACGGAAAGACCTCTCCATACTCTATCTTCAAGGGCTTTGATTAAAGAAGTTGGAAGAGCAGAAGGAACGGGACGAGCCATTTTATATGGAACAACTAAAGAATTTCTCGATTATTTCGGATTGAAAAATATAAGTGAACTGCCTCCGCTTCCTGATCATATTGAGGATGACGAATTGCAGGATGACGCGGATTTATTCTTTGAGAAATTCCAGGAAACAATGGAAGCAGATTAA